The following coding sequences are from one Epilithonimonas vandammei window:
- a CDS encoding TraG family conjugative transposon ATPase codes for MRNVAKTTTLENKFPLLAVENNCILSKDADITACFEVRLPELFTVASAEYEAIHSAWHKAIKTLPDFTVIHKQDWYIKESYAPDLAKEDQSFLSKSYQRHFNERPFLNHYCYLFLTKTTKERIRMQSNFSSLCKGTLIPKEIRNKETIHRFMEAVAQFERIVNDSGFVSLQRLTEEDIIGTDNTQGLLEQYLTLSKGAATPMQDIALGNEEVRIGNKRLSLHTLSDTDDLPGTVSADTRFEKLSTDRSDCRLSFAAPVGLLLSCNHIYNQYIFLDNSEDNLQKFEKSARNMHSLARYSRANQINKEWIEKYLNEAHSFGLSSIRAHFNIMAWSEDPAELKQLKNDCGSALALMECKPRHNTTDVATLYWAGMPGNAGDFPSEESFYTFIEPALCFFTEETNYHNSPSPFGIKMADRLTGKPIHLDISDLPMKRGIITNRNKFILGPSGSGKSFFTNHMVRQYYEQGAHVLLVDTGNSYQGLCELIKGKTKGEDGVYFTYTEDNPIAFNPFYTDDGVFDIEKRESIKTLILTLWKRDDEPPTRSEEVALSNAVSGYIERIKTEDVYPSFNGFYEYVKGDYRKVLEEKQVREKDFDIANFLNVLEPYYKGGEYDYLLNSNKQLDLLSKRFIVFEIDAIKDHKILFPIVTIIIMEVFINKMRRLKGIRKLILIEEAWKAIAKEGMAEYIKYLFKTVRKFFGEAIVVTQEVDDIIQSPIVKESIINNSDCKILLDQRKYMNKFDDIQAMLGLTDKEKGQVLSINMNNDASRLYKEVWIGLGGTHSAVYATEVSLEEYLAYTTEETEKMEVMQLASELDGNVELAIKHIAMQRRDKANQ; via the coding sequence ATGAGAAATGTAGCAAAGACCACCACACTGGAAAACAAATTTCCGTTGCTGGCAGTAGAGAACAACTGCATCTTATCCAAAGATGCGGACATTACCGCTTGCTTTGAAGTGCGTTTGCCGGAACTGTTCACAGTCGCTTCTGCGGAATACGAAGCCATACATTCCGCCTGGCATAAAGCGATTAAAACCCTGCCTGATTTTACGGTCATTCACAAACAGGATTGGTACATCAAGGAAAGCTATGCGCCCGATTTGGCAAAGGAAGACCAGAGCTTTTTATCAAAGTCTTATCAACGCCATTTCAACGAGCGACCGTTCCTGAACCATTATTGCTACCTGTTCCTTACGAAGACCACTAAGGAAAGAATACGGATGCAAAGCAACTTCAGTTCGCTTTGCAAAGGTACGCTGATACCAAAGGAAATCAGGAACAAGGAAACGATACACCGCTTTATGGAGGCGGTCGCCCAGTTTGAACGTATCGTAAACGATAGCGGTTTTGTAAGCCTGCAACGTTTGACCGAAGAGGACATTATCGGAACGGACAATACACAGGGATTACTGGAACAGTACCTCACGTTATCGAAGGGAGCCGCAACACCAATGCAGGACATCGCACTCGGAAACGAAGAGGTACGCATCGGCAACAAAAGGTTAAGCCTGCACACGCTTTCCGATACGGACGACCTGCCCGGAACAGTATCAGCAGATACCCGTTTTGAAAAGCTATCAACCGACCGTAGCGACTGTCGCCTGTCATTCGCTGCACCTGTGGGTTTGCTGTTAAGCTGCAACCACATCTACAACCAGTACATTTTTTTGGATAACAGCGAAGACAACCTTCAAAAGTTCGAGAAGTCCGCACGGAATATGCACTCACTGGCAAGGTACAGCCGTGCCAATCAAATCAACAAAGAGTGGATAGAAAAGTACCTGAACGAAGCCCACAGCTTCGGGCTGTCCTCCATCCGTGCGCACTTCAACATTATGGCGTGGTCGGAAGACCCTGCGGAACTGAAACAGCTAAAGAACGATTGCGGTAGTGCATTGGCACTGATGGAGTGTAAACCCCGGCACAACACTACGGATGTGGCTACCTTGTACTGGGCAGGAATGCCGGGCAATGCAGGCGACTTTCCGAGCGAAGAAAGTTTTTACACGTTCATTGAGCCTGCATTGTGCTTCTTTACGGAAGAAACCAACTACCACAATTCGCCCTCGCCGTTCGGTATCAAGATGGCTGACAGGCTTACAGGAAAACCTATCCATTTGGATATTTCCGACCTGCCTATGAAGCGTGGTATCATCACGAACCGGAACAAGTTCATACTTGGTCCCTCCGGCAGTGGTAAATCATTCTTCACTAACCATATGGTACGGCAGTATTACGAACAGGGCGCACACGTACTGTTGGTAGATACGGGTAACTCTTATCAGGGCTTATGCGAACTCATCAAAGGAAAGACCAAAGGCGAAGACGGTGTTTACTTCACTTATACCGAAGATAACCCGATTGCCTTTAACCCTTTCTATACCGATGATGGCGTGTTCGACATTGAGAAAAGGGAAAGTATCAAGACTTTGATACTGACTTTATGGAAACGTGATGATGAGCCGCCAACCCGTTCGGAAGAAGTTGCCCTTTCCAATGCAGTAAGCGGTTATATCGAGCGTATCAAAACGGAAGATGTTTACCCGTCATTCAACGGTTTCTATGAGTATGTAAAAGGCGACTACCGCAAGGTACTGGAAGAAAAGCAGGTCAGGGAAAAGGACTTTGATATTGCCAACTTCCTGAACGTACTCGAACCCTATTACAAAGGCGGGGAATACGATTACCTGCTGAACTCCAACAAGCAGTTAGACCTCTTATCCAAACGCTTTATCGTGTTTGAGATTGATGCGATTAAAGACCACAAAATCCTCTTTCCCATAGTCACGATTATCATTATGGAGGTGTTCATCAATAAGATGCGCCGACTGAAAGGTATTCGTAAGCTCATCCTGATTGAAGAGGCTTGGAAAGCGATAGCGAAAGAGGGAATGGCGGAATACATCAAGTATTTGTTTAAGACCGTCCGCAAATTCTTCGGGGAAGCGATTGTAGTAACACAAGAGGTTGACGACATCATCCAGTCGCCCATTGTGAAAGAAAGTATCATCAATAACTCCGACTGTAAAATCCTGCTTGACCAACGCAAGTATATGAACAAGTTTGATGACATACAGGCGATGCTCGGACTTACGGACAAAGAGAAAGGGCAGGTACTTTCCATCAATATGAACAACGATGCGAGCCGACTTTACAAAGAGGTTTGGATTGGCTTAGGTGGTACGCACTCGGCAGTCTATGCCACCGAAGTTAGTTTGGAGGAATACCTCGCTTACACGACCGAAGAAACCGAAAAAATGGAAGTAATGCAGCTTGCTTCCGAATTGGACGGTAATGTAGAACTCGCCATTAAACATATCGCAATGCAAAGGCGGGACAAAGCAAATCAATAG
- a CDS encoding DUF4133 domain-containing protein — protein sequence MNYNINKGIGRTVEFKGLKAQYLFIFAGGLLGMLILVMILYMAGVNSYICLFLGAGGASLIVWQTFSLNRKYGEHGLMKIAGNKRHPRYIICRKPVHRYLKFTPKQNAV from the coding sequence ATGAATTACAATATCAATAAAGGCATCGGAAGAACGGTGGAATTTAAAGGGCTAAAGGCACAATACCTGTTCATTTTCGCAGGTGGGCTGCTCGGTATGCTTATCCTCGTGATGATACTGTATATGGCAGGCGTAAACTCTTACATCTGCCTGTTCCTCGGAGCAGGCGGTGCTTCGCTCATCGTATGGCAGACCTTTTCGCTGAACAGGAAGTACGGCGAACACGGGCTGATGAAAATTGCAGGCAATAAAAGGCATCCCCGCTACATCATCTGCCGCAAGCCTGTACACCGCTATTTAAAATTCACACCTAAACAGAATGCCGTATGA
- a CDS encoding DUF4134 domain-containing protein, giving the protein MEKQRKKVLLAAVAMLSGIGAFAQGNGSAGINEATQMVTSYFDPATQLIYAIGAVVGLIGGVKVYNKFSSGDPDTSKTAASWFGACIFLIVAATILRSFFL; this is encoded by the coding sequence ATGGAAAAACAGAGAAAAAAAGTTTTACTGGCAGCCGTGGCAATGCTGTCGGGAATTGGTGCGTTCGCACAGGGAAACGGCTCGGCAGGTATCAACGAGGCTACCCAAATGGTAACCTCTTATTTCGACCCCGCTACCCAATTAATTTACGCCATCGGTGCGGTCGTTGGGTTAATCGGAGGTGTTAAGGTGTACAACAAGTTCAGTTCGGGCGACCCCGACACGAGCAAGACTGCGGCAAGCTGGTTTGGTGCGTGTATCTTCTTAATTGTTGCGGCTACCATCCTGCGCTCATTCTTCCTTTAA
- a CDS encoding helix-turn-helix domain-containing protein, whose translation MKISGRHIGEMLKEAREQRQLTQEQLAQKVGKKRSYISKVETDYGNNIKLQTLKEIVEKGFDGTVKINLEL comes from the coding sequence ATGAAAATATCAGGCAGACATATTGGAGAAATGCTGAAGGAAGCCAGAGAACAAAGACAGCTAACTCAAGAACAATTAGCCCAAAAAGTGGGTAAGAAAAGGAGTTACATTTCTAAGGTCGAAACTGATTATGGCAATAATATCAAACTTCAAACCCTTAAAGAGATAGTAGAAAAGGGATTTGACGGTACGGTTAAAATTAATTTGGAACTCTGA
- a CDS encoding DUF2326 domain-containing protein — protein sequence MLIRIYSETNLIDAVPFHNGINIILGKYSGDKEARGINGIGKSTLVRLVDFTLLSGKAEKRFAQKKYDFLRDDEHSITLEFEVQEQKYFIKRGFADTKKIFFGKRPDALDEYEKSEMPKLLEGIFFPTENNEVFFEGKRYGTLMEFFVKDDLQSQQRVDPLNFVSYNANAREKALYNFYLLNLPTKTLLKYNEVSSEYERYNSTVKLLSEKVKADTGKDIQEFRTERLKIEKDISALENSLKEYNFLANHKEIEQKLNQVISEINEQSIIYHNTNRKLEKLKSSYNDVSSIDLDKIRKLYNETVATFGNFVKRSLDEVIDFKKQLLANRNKYLLEEEKKLQSSIDQSLTQLEKLEKNRSQLFSLLKERGALDRIESTYERLVNEKTLLERNTSIVREIDEIEEILGNSNIVIAELKRDIVSELNKHQTYLDELRLLFQQILENAIYLDEEFDNSYFNITLNSTSPRNQLPFKISLEIPKADALGQERLKIVAYDLMVFLKSRIDKRNIPDFLVHDGVFHAISYKTISNVLNYMYHKSNELHNFQYILTFNEDEIDLNGDENKFGKFDFDWSKQVIAEFSDTEQETIFKRFF from the coding sequence ATGTTAATTAGAATATATTCAGAAACCAACCTTATAGATGCCGTTCCATTTCACAATGGAATAAACATCATATTGGGTAAATACTCTGGGGATAAAGAGGCACGAGGGATTAATGGTATTGGCAAATCTACGTTGGTCAGGCTTGTTGATTTCACTTTATTAAGCGGTAAAGCGGAAAAAAGATTTGCTCAAAAAAAGTATGACTTTTTACGGGATGATGAACACTCTATTACTTTAGAATTTGAAGTGCAAGAACAAAAGTATTTTATTAAGAGAGGCTTTGCCGATACTAAAAAAATATTTTTCGGGAAGCGACCGGATGCTCTTGATGAGTATGAAAAATCTGAAATGCCAAAATTGTTAGAAGGAATATTTTTCCCGACAGAGAACAACGAAGTGTTTTTTGAAGGAAAAAGGTATGGAACCTTGATGGAATTTTTTGTTAAGGATGATTTGCAAAGTCAGCAAAGAGTTGACCCTTTAAATTTTGTTTCTTACAATGCCAATGCAAGAGAAAAGGCATTGTATAATTTTTATTTGCTTAATCTTCCAACTAAAACACTTTTAAAGTATAATGAAGTTTCTTCTGAATATGAAAGGTACAATAGCACAGTAAAATTATTATCTGAAAAAGTTAAAGCAGATACAGGTAAAGACATTCAGGAGTTTAGAACCGAGCGGCTAAAAATTGAAAAAGATATTTCAGCACTTGAGAATAGTTTGAAAGAATACAACTTTCTTGCTAACCACAAAGAAATAGAACAAAAATTAAATCAGGTTATATCTGAAATTAATGAGCAATCTATCATCTATCATAATACAAACCGGAAATTAGAAAAACTGAAATCCTCTTACAATGATGTATCATCTATTGACCTGGATAAAATTCGTAAGCTCTACAATGAAACGGTAGCAACATTTGGCAACTTTGTAAAAAGAAGTTTAGACGAAGTTATCGACTTTAAAAAACAACTTCTGGCAAATAGGAACAAATATCTGTTAGAGGAAGAAAAGAAATTGCAATCATCAATAGACCAAAGTTTAACACAGCTTGAAAAATTAGAAAAGAACAGGAGCCAATTATTTTCATTACTAAAAGAGAGAGGTGCATTGGACAGGATTGAAAGTACCTATGAAAGATTAGTCAATGAAAAAACACTTTTAGAACGGAATACCTCAATTGTAAGGGAAATTGACGAAATAGAGGAAATATTAGGAAACTCCAATATTGTCATCGCTGAATTAAAGAGAGATATTGTCAGCGAGCTAAATAAGCATCAAACCTATCTTGATGAGTTGAGATTATTATTTCAGCAAATTCTCGAGAATGCTATTTATTTGGATGAAGAATTTGATAACTCTTATTTTAATATCACATTAAACTCTACTTCGCCGAGAAACCAATTACCTTTTAAAATAAGTTTGGAAATTCCCAAAGCTGATGCTTTAGGACAGGAGCGTTTGAAAATTGTAGCGTATGATTTAATGGTATTCTTAAAAAGCAGGATTGACAAACGGAATATCCCAGATTTTCTTGTACACGATGGTGTATTTCACGCCATATCATACAAAACAATATCCAATGTTCTGAACTATATGTACCACAAATCAAACGAGCTGCATAACTTTCAATATATCCTTACTTTCAATGAAGATGAAATTGATTTAAACGGGGATGAGAATAAGTTTGGCAAGTTTGATTTTGACTGGTCTAAACAAGTAATTGCTGAATTTTCAGATACCGAGCAGGAAACAATTTTTAAACGTTTTTTTTAA